In one window of Streptomyces sp. FXJ1.172 DNA:
- a CDS encoding CsbD family protein → MTAGEKAKAKSEQAEGKAKEAVGSAIGNDRMAAEGQAEKSTGDAREAKEKAKDAFKH, encoded by the coding sequence ATGACCGCCGGCGAGAAGGCCAAGGCAAAGAGCGAGCAGGCCGAGGGCAAGGCCAAGGAAGCCGTGGGAAGCGCCATCGGAAACGACCGTATGGCTGCTGAGGGGCAGGCTGAGAAGAGCACGGGTGATGCCCGTGAGGCCAAGGAAAAGGCGAAGGACGCGTTCAAGCACTAA
- a CDS encoding RNA polymerase sigma factor SigF, with product MPTTTVLTAETVDVPEITDPSKVAPKDARELSKPFFDRLAVLEEGTPEYQYTRNTLIEMNMSLVRYAAGRFRSRGPEEMEDIVQVGMIGLIKAIDRFELTREVEFTSFAVPYIVGEIKRFFRDTSWAVHVPRRLQEARVQLARANEELRSRLGRTPTTKELSELMSLPEDEVVEAQLASNGYKSGSLDAAINGSEDGEAALADFIGDEDAALGLIEDFHALAPMIAELDERDRKIIHWRFVEELTQAQIGERLGVSQMHVSRLISRLLARLREGMLSTA from the coding sequence ATGCCGACGACGACCGTGCTGACCGCCGAGACGGTGGATGTGCCGGAGATCACGGACCCTTCCAAGGTCGCGCCGAAGGACGCGCGGGAGCTGTCGAAGCCGTTCTTCGACCGGCTGGCCGTCCTGGAGGAGGGAACGCCCGAGTATCAGTACACGCGCAACACGCTGATCGAGATGAACATGTCCCTGGTCCGCTACGCGGCCGGCCGGTTCCGCAGCCGCGGGCCGGAGGAGATGGAGGACATCGTCCAGGTCGGCATGATCGGACTCATCAAGGCGATCGACCGCTTCGAGCTGACCCGCGAGGTCGAGTTCACCTCCTTCGCCGTGCCGTACATCGTCGGCGAGATCAAGCGGTTCTTCCGCGATACCTCCTGGGCCGTACATGTCCCGCGCCGGCTCCAGGAAGCCCGCGTCCAACTCGCCCGCGCCAACGAGGAACTGCGCAGCCGACTGGGCCGGACACCGACCACCAAAGAGCTTTCCGAGCTGATGAGCCTTCCGGAGGACGAGGTCGTCGAGGCCCAACTGGCCTCCAACGGCTACAAGTCCGGCTCCCTGGACGCGGCGATCAACGGCAGCGAGGACGGCGAGGCCGCGCTGGCGGACTTCATCGGCGACGAGGACGCCGCCCTCGGCCTGATCGAGGACTTCCACGCCCTCGCCCCGATGATCGCCGAACTCGACGAACGCGACCGCAAGATCATCCACTGGCGGTTCGTGGAGGAACTCACCCAGGCCCAGATCGGTGAACGTCTCGGTGTCTCCCAGATGCACGTCTCCCGGCTGATCTCCCGTCTCCTGGCCCGCCTGCGTGAAGGTATGCTCAGCACCGCCTGA
- a CDS encoding thiamine pyrophosphate-dependent enzyme has translation MTRTVARVIVDALSELGVRQVFGVVGDALNPLTDAIRTTEGLEWVGCRHEEAAAFAASAQSQLTGTLGVCMGTVGPGSVHLLNGLYDAAKSHAPVLAIAGQVPLAELGSDSFQEVDNDALFRDVAVFRATITSPDQLPQMLETAVRHALGRRGVAVLTVPGDLGERELADRPARFALSAPVSRPDGSAVHRAAELLDRSERVTLLVGEGARAAREEVLTLADRLAAPMVLTLKAKAGFEGDDNPFQVGQTGLIGNPAAAAALQDADTLLLLGTDFPYRDWYPAGRTVIQVDTEATHIGRRVPVDVGLVGDTGATVRDLLDDLAAAPAGFEGARDRSHLEKARERFDQWRTGQARLADPSHDKGVVGRIRSALDNRAHDIRPEALAAAVDRIAADDAVFTSDTGMATVWLSRFVEMRGERRLIGSYNLGSMANAMPQALGAQCLDRERQVVAFCGDGGLSMLLGDLMTLKTYRLPVKLVVFDNRRLGMVKLEQEQAGLPEFGTVLDNPDFAAVAEAMGITGIRVTDPADVEGAVRRALGSPGPVLLDVLTNPDEIAVPAKPTVEQGWGFAVAKVKEIVRSHGESGEN, from the coding sequence GTGACCCGTACTGTTGCCCGCGTCATCGTGGACGCACTGAGCGAACTCGGCGTGCGCCAGGTGTTCGGCGTCGTGGGAGACGCGCTCAATCCCCTGACCGACGCCATCCGCACCACTGAGGGCCTGGAATGGGTTGGCTGCCGGCACGAGGAGGCGGCGGCTTTCGCCGCGAGCGCCCAGTCGCAGCTCACCGGCACCCTCGGCGTGTGCATGGGCACGGTCGGACCCGGTTCCGTCCACCTCCTCAACGGGCTGTACGACGCGGCCAAGAGCCACGCGCCGGTCCTGGCCATCGCCGGCCAGGTACCACTCGCCGAACTCGGCAGCGACTCCTTCCAGGAGGTGGACAACGACGCCCTCTTCAGGGACGTGGCCGTGTTCCGTGCGACCATCACCTCTCCCGACCAGCTTCCGCAGATGCTGGAGACGGCGGTGCGTCACGCACTGGGCCGCAGGGGCGTCGCCGTTCTCACGGTGCCGGGTGACCTGGGCGAGCGGGAACTGGCCGACCGGCCGGCCCGGTTCGCCCTGAGCGCCCCGGTGAGCCGGCCGGACGGGTCCGCCGTCCACCGCGCCGCGGAACTCCTCGACCGCTCCGAAAGGGTCACCCTGCTCGTCGGTGAGGGCGCCCGCGCCGCTCGCGAGGAGGTCCTCACCCTCGCCGACCGCCTGGCCGCACCGATGGTGCTCACCCTGAAGGCCAAGGCGGGCTTCGAAGGCGACGACAACCCCTTCCAGGTCGGCCAGACGGGGCTGATCGGCAACCCCGCCGCCGCTGCGGCCCTCCAGGACGCGGACACCCTGCTGCTGCTCGGCACGGACTTCCCCTACCGGGACTGGTATCCCGCGGGCCGGACCGTCATCCAGGTGGACACCGAGGCCACCCATATCGGACGCCGGGTACCGGTCGACGTCGGGCTCGTGGGAGACACCGGCGCCACCGTACGCGACCTCCTGGACGACCTCGCCGCCGCGCCCGCCGGGTTCGAAGGCGCACGTGACCGCTCTCACCTGGAGAAGGCGCGTGAACGCTTCGACCAGTGGCGCACCGGTCAGGCCCGGCTCGCCGATCCGTCGCACGACAAGGGCGTGGTGGGCCGTATCCGCTCCGCGCTGGACAACCGGGCGCACGACATCCGCCCCGAGGCGCTGGCCGCGGCCGTCGACCGGATCGCGGCCGATGACGCCGTCTTCACCTCCGACACGGGCATGGCCACCGTGTGGCTCTCGCGCTTCGTCGAGATGCGCGGCGAGCGGCGCCTCATCGGCTCCTACAACCTCGGCTCGATGGCCAACGCCATGCCCCAGGCCCTGGGCGCCCAGTGCCTGGACCGCGAGCGCCAGGTCGTGGCCTTCTGCGGCGACGGCGGACTGAGCATGCTCCTTGGCGACCTCATGACCCTGAAGACGTACCGCCTTCCCGTCAAGCTCGTCGTCTTCGACAACCGTCGGCTGGGCATGGTGAAACTCGAACAGGAGCAGGCCGGCCTGCCCGAGTTCGGCACCGTGCTCGACAATCCCGACTTCGCCGCCGTAGCCGAAGCCATGGGCATCACCGGCATCCGTGTGACCGACCCGGCCGACGTGGAGGGCGCCGTGCGACGCGCCTTGGGCAGTCCGGGCCCGGTCCTGCTGGACGTCCTCACCAACCCCGACGAGATCGCCGTCCCGGCCAAGCCGACCGTCGAGCAGGGCTGGGGTTTCGCGGTCGCCAAGGTGAAGGAAATCGTACGCAGCCATGGAGAGTCCGGCGAAAACTGA
- a CDS encoding FMN-binding glutamate synthase family protein, protein MTRVGIVLLTLVAALGALAAALGISPYWWFAAVPLMLMGVLGAWDLVQWRHSVLRNYPVLGHARYLLERVRPELQQYFVERNYDGRPFDRDVRSIVYERAKGTDAEEPYGTERDVYQPGYEFLVPSMAPCPVPKDPPRVRIGGPDCSRPYDMALLNISAMSFGSLSANAVLALNGGAAAGGFAQDTGEGGLSEYHLRPGGDLVWEIGTGYFGCRTEEGDFDAAEFADKAAHDHVKCVSLKLSQGAKPGIGGVLPGAKVNAEIARVRDVPEGRTVVSPPYHRVFSTPRELVRFIARMRELSGGKPAGFKLCVGSRRQFLAVCKAMLEEGTAPDFIVVDGAEGGTGAAPLEFADHVGTPLTEGLHTVHNALVGVGLRDQIKIGASGKIATGTDLVKRMVQGADYGNAARAMMFAVGCIQAQRCHTNTCPTGVTTQDPRRARALDVGDKTTRVQRFQQATVASALQIMASMGVTDPAELRPHMLRRRVDPCTERSFEELYEWLAPGQLLAEPPASWAADWQAADPDRFTV, encoded by the coding sequence ATGACACGCGTAGGAATCGTCCTCCTGACTCTCGTGGCCGCTCTCGGGGCTTTGGCCGCGGCGCTCGGGATCTCGCCCTACTGGTGGTTCGCGGCCGTTCCGCTCATGTTGATGGGGGTGCTGGGCGCCTGGGACCTGGTGCAGTGGCGGCACTCGGTGCTGCGCAACTATCCCGTCCTCGGCCACGCCCGCTACCTCCTGGAGCGCGTACGCCCGGAGCTGCAGCAGTACTTCGTCGAGCGGAACTATGACGGGCGCCCCTTCGACCGGGATGTGCGCAGCATCGTCTACGAGCGCGCCAAGGGCACCGACGCGGAGGAGCCGTACGGCACCGAGCGGGACGTGTACCAGCCCGGTTACGAGTTCCTGGTCCCGTCGATGGCGCCGTGCCCGGTGCCGAAGGACCCGCCGCGCGTGAGGATCGGCGGACCGGACTGCAGCCGTCCGTACGACATGGCACTGCTGAACATCTCGGCGATGAGCTTCGGCTCGCTCTCCGCCAACGCGGTCCTCGCGCTCAACGGGGGTGCCGCGGCCGGGGGTTTCGCCCAGGACACCGGTGAGGGCGGGCTGTCCGAGTATCACCTCCGTCCGGGAGGCGACCTCGTTTGGGAGATCGGCACAGGGTACTTCGGCTGCCGTACCGAGGAAGGCGATTTCGACGCGGCCGAGTTCGCCGACAAGGCCGCACACGATCACGTCAAATGTGTGTCCCTGAAGCTGTCGCAGGGCGCGAAGCCTGGCATCGGCGGTGTTCTGCCGGGCGCCAAGGTGAACGCCGAGATCGCCCGGGTCCGCGACGTGCCCGAGGGGCGGACGGTCGTCTCCCCGCCGTACCACCGGGTGTTCTCCACCCCGCGCGAACTCGTGCGCTTCATCGCTCGCATGCGCGAGTTGTCCGGTGGCAAGCCTGCCGGGTTCAAGCTGTGTGTCGGCTCCCGCCGGCAGTTCCTGGCCGTGTGCAAGGCCATGCTGGAGGAGGGCACTGCGCCTGATTTCATCGTGGTGGACGGCGCCGAGGGTGGGACCGGTGCGGCGCCGCTGGAGTTCGCGGACCATGTGGGCACCCCGCTCACCGAGGGTTTGCACACCGTTCACAACGCCCTCGTGGGCGTGGGCCTGCGCGATCAGATCAAGATCGGGGCGAGCGGCAAGATCGCCACCGGCACCGACCTGGTCAAACGCATGGTGCAGGGCGCCGACTACGGCAACGCTGCGCGGGCGATGATGTTCGCCGTCGGGTGCATCCAAGCGCAGAGGTGCCATACCAACACCTGCCCCACGGGTGTCACGACCCAGGACCCACGGCGTGCCCGCGCCCTCGACGTAGGCGACAAGACGACGCGCGTCCAGCGCTTCCAGCAAGCGACCGTGGCCAGCGCGTTGCAGATCATGGCGTCCATGGGTGTCACCGATCCCGCGGAACTGCGTCCGCACATGCTCCGCCGGCGCGTCGACCCCTGCACCGAGCGCTCCTTCGAGGAGCTGTACGAGTGGCTTGCGCCAGGGCAGTTGCTCGCCGAGCCGCCCGCCTCCTGGGCGGCCGACTGGCAGGCCGCCGACCCCGACCGTTTCACCGTGTGA
- a CDS encoding ROK family protein — translation MGGRIYPGSHGLAGELGHIPVSLDGPACWCGATGCLTTYTHAVLDAAGLGVLVSPHDTSAALTESATACTARVPSPWPPWTALDTPWRRIPQLAALAEAGHRRPPQPAPNGPPDRARSTLP, via the coding sequence GTGGGTGGCCGCATCTACCCCGGCAGTCACGGCCTGGCCGGCGAACTCGGCCACATCCCCGTCTCCCTCGACGGACCCGCCTGCTGGTGCGGCGCGACCGGCTGCCTGACCACCTACACCCACGCCGTCCTGGACGCGGCCGGGCTCGGTGTTCTCGTCTCCCCGCACGACACCAGCGCCGCCCTCACCGAATCGGCCACCGCCTGCACAGCAAGGGTCCCCTCTCCCTGGCCGCCCTGGACCGCGCTGGACACGCCCTGGCGCCGCATTCCCCAACTGGCTGCCCTGGCTGAGGCCGGGCATCGACGCCCACCTCAGCCTGCGCCGAACGGCCCACCGGACCGAGCGCGGTCGACACTGCCTTGA
- a CDS encoding class I SAM-dependent RNA methyltransferase, translating to MQAEPTKSLVGEEYEVEIGPVAHGGHCIARTAEGQVLFVRHALPGERVVARVTEGEEGARFLRADAVEILEPSKDRVEAPCPFSGPGRCGGCDWQHAKPGAQRRLKGEVIAEQLKRLAGLTPEEAGWDGTVMPAEGDKLPAGQVPQWRTRVQYAVDASTGKAGLRRHRSHEVEPIDHCMIAAAGVSELGIERRDWTGMESVEAIAATGSQDRQVILTPRPGGRLPLVELDKPVSVMRVDEKSGGVHRVHGRPFVRERADGRTYRVGSGGFWQVHPKAADTLVTAVMQGLLPRKGEMALDLYCGVGLFAGALADRLGEKGAVLGIESGKRAVEDARHNLADFPRVRIEQGKVESVLPRTGITEVDLIVLDPPRAGAGRGTVAHLSSLGARRIAYVACDPAALARDLAYFREGGYRARTLRAFDLFPMTHHVECVAILEPTEKGR from the coding sequence ATGCAGGCAGAACCGACGAAGTCTCTGGTGGGCGAGGAGTACGAGGTCGAGATCGGCCCCGTCGCCCACGGCGGCCACTGCATCGCGCGTACGGCCGAGGGCCAGGTGCTGTTCGTCCGGCACGCGCTGCCCGGCGAGCGGGTCGTGGCCCGGGTGACCGAGGGCGAGGAGGGAGCGCGCTTCCTGCGCGCCGACGCGGTCGAGATCCTGGAGCCCTCCAAGGACCGCGTCGAGGCCCCCTGCCCCTTCTCCGGTCCCGGCCGCTGCGGCGGCTGCGACTGGCAGCACGCCAAGCCGGGCGCCCAGCGCCGGCTCAAGGGCGAGGTGATCGCCGAGCAGCTCAAGCGGCTCGCGGGACTCACGCCCGAAGAGGCCGGCTGGGACGGCACGGTGATGCCGGCGGAGGGCGACAAACTGCCCGCGGGCCAGGTCCCGCAGTGGCGCACCCGGGTCCAGTACGCCGTGGACGCCTCGACGGGCAAGGCGGGCCTGCGCCGCCACCGCTCGCACGAGGTCGAGCCCATCGACCACTGCATGATCGCGGCGGCCGGGGTGTCCGAACTGGGCATCGAGCGGCGGGACTGGACCGGCATGGAGTCGGTGGAGGCGATCGCGGCGACGGGGTCCCAGGACCGCCAGGTGATCTTGACCCCGCGTCCGGGCGGCCGTCTCCCGCTGGTGGAGCTGGACAAGCCGGTGTCGGTGATGCGGGTGGACGAGAAGTCGGGCGGCGTGCACCGCGTCCACGGCCGCCCCTTCGTCCGTGAACGCGCGGACGGCCGCACCTACCGCGTCGGGAGCGGCGGCTTCTGGCAGGTCCACCCGAAGGCGGCCGACACCCTGGTGACGGCGGTCATGCAGGGCCTGCTGCCCCGCAAGGGCGAGATGGCGCTGGACCTCTACTGCGGCGTCGGCCTCTTCGCGGGCGCCCTCGCCGACCGCCTCGGCGAGAAGGGCGCGGTCCTCGGCATCGAGTCCGGCAAGCGGGCGGTCGAGGACGCGCGGCACAACCTCGCCGACTTCCCCCGGGTCCGCATCGAACAGGGCAAGGTGGAATCGGTCCTCCCGCGCACGGGTATCACGGAGGTCGACCTCATCGTCCTCGACCCGCCCCGCGCGGGCGCGGGCCGCGGGACGGTCGCCCACCTCTCCTCCCTCGGCGCCCGCCGCATCGCCTACGTCGCCTGCGACCCCGCGGCGCTCGCCCGCGACCTGGCCTACTTCCGCGAGGGCGGCTACCGGGCGCGGACGCTTCGCGCGTTCGATCTGTTTCCGATGACGCATCACGTGGAGTGCGTGGCGATCCTTGAGCCTACGGAAAAGGGTCGCTGA
- a CDS encoding APC family permease, whose translation MSKLTDVPKRILIGRALRSDRLGETLLPKRIALPVFASDPLSSVAYAPGEVLLVLSIAGVSAYHFSPWIALAVIVLMFTVVASYRQNVHAYPSGGGDYEVATTNLGSRAGLTVASALLVDYVLTVAVSIASGIENLGSAVPFVVQHKVLCAVAVIVLLTLMNLRGVKESGKLFAIPTYVFVGGVFIMIAWGAFRGLVLGDSMRAPTADYHIRAEHQGLAGFALVFLLLRAFSSGCAALTGVEAISNGVPAFRKPKSKNAATTLAMMGLLAVTMFCGIIALAMTTKVRMAENPATDLIHNGIPIGSGYVQNPVISQVAEAVFGKGSFLFVVLAAATALVLFLAANTAYNGFPLLGSILAQDRYLPRQLHTRGDRLAFSNGIVLLAGAATLLTIIYGADSTRLIQLYIVGVFVSFTLSQTGMVRHWNRHLATEQDQAKRRHMMRSRAINAFGAFFTGLVLVVVLVTKFTHGAWVALLGMCIFYATMTAIRKHYDRVAEEIAAPEEPDDDDLVRPSRVHSVVLISKIHRPTLRALAYAKLMRSDTQEALTVNVDAAETKALREEWERRGIDVPLKVLDSPYREVTRPVIEYVKSLRKESPRDAVSVIIPEYVVGHWYEHLLHNQSALRLKGRLLFTPGVMVTSVPYQLASSEAAKLRARKRQEWSAPGAVRRGPAAERPKTPSAPKD comes from the coding sequence GTGTCCAAACTGACCGACGTGCCCAAACGGATCCTGATCGGGCGCGCACTGCGCAGTGACCGGCTGGGTGAAACGCTCCTGCCGAAGCGCATCGCACTCCCCGTCTTCGCCTCCGACCCGCTGTCCTCCGTCGCGTACGCGCCCGGAGAGGTCCTGCTGGTCCTGTCCATCGCGGGCGTGTCGGCGTACCACTTCAGCCCCTGGATCGCCCTCGCGGTCATCGTGCTGATGTTCACCGTGGTCGCCTCCTACCGGCAGAACGTCCACGCCTATCCGAGCGGCGGCGGCGACTACGAGGTCGCCACCACCAACCTCGGCTCCAGGGCCGGCCTCACCGTCGCGAGCGCCCTGCTCGTGGACTACGTCCTGACCGTCGCCGTCTCCATCGCCTCCGGCATCGAGAACCTCGGCTCCGCGGTCCCCTTCGTCGTCCAGCACAAGGTGCTGTGCGCGGTCGCCGTGATCGTCCTGCTGACGCTGATGAACCTGCGCGGCGTGAAGGAGTCCGGCAAGCTCTTCGCGATCCCGACGTACGTCTTCGTCGGCGGCGTCTTCATCATGATCGCCTGGGGCGCCTTCCGCGGCCTGGTCCTCGGCGACTCGATGCGCGCCCCCACGGCCGACTACCACATCCGGGCCGAGCACCAGGGCCTCGCGGGCTTCGCGCTCGTCTTCCTGCTGCTGCGCGCCTTCTCCTCCGGCTGTGCCGCGCTCACCGGTGTGGAGGCCATCTCCAACGGCGTCCCGGCCTTCCGCAAGCCCAAGTCGAAGAACGCGGCGACGACCCTCGCCATGATGGGCCTGCTGGCCGTCACGATGTTCTGCGGCATCATCGCCCTCGCCATGACGACCAAGGTCCGCATGGCCGAGAACCCGGCGACCGATCTGATCCACAACGGCATTCCGATCGGCTCCGGATACGTCCAGAACCCGGTGATCTCCCAGGTCGCCGAGGCGGTCTTCGGCAAGGGCAGCTTCCTGTTCGTGGTCCTCGCGGCGGCCACGGCCCTCGTCCTCTTCCTGGCCGCCAACACGGCGTACAACGGCTTCCCGCTGCTCGGCTCGATCCTCGCCCAGGACCGCTACCTCCCGCGCCAGCTGCACACCCGCGGCGACCGTCTCGCCTTCTCCAACGGCATCGTGCTGCTCGCGGGCGCGGCGACCCTGCTGACGATCATCTACGGCGCGGACTCCACGCGGCTGATCCAGCTGTACATCGTCGGCGTGTTCGTGTCCTTCACGCTCAGCCAGACCGGCATGGTCCGGCACTGGAACCGCCACCTGGCGACCGAGCAGGACCAGGCCAAGCGCCGGCACATGATGCGCTCCCGCGCGATCAACGCGTTCGGCGCCTTCTTCACCGGCCTCGTGCTCGTCGTCGTCCTGGTCACCAAGTTCACGCACGGCGCCTGGGTGGCCCTCCTGGGCATGTGCATCTTCTACGCGACGATGACCGCGATCCGGAAGCACTACGACCGGGTCGCCGAGGAGATCGCCGCGCCCGAGGAGCCGGACGACGACGACCTGGTCCGCCCCTCGCGGGTGCACTCGGTGGTGCTGATCTCGAAGATCCACCGCCCCACCCTGCGTGCCCTGGCCTACGCCAAGCTGATGCGCTCGGACACCCAGGAGGCGCTGACCGTCAACGTCGACGCGGCCGAGACCAAGGCGCTGCGCGAGGAGTGGGAGCGGCGCGGCATCGACGTACCGCTGAAGGTCCTGGACTCGCCGTACCGCGAGGTCACCCGGCCGGTGATCGAGTACGTCAAGAGCCTGCGCAAGGAGTCCCCGCGCGACGCGGTCTCCGTGATCATCCCCGAGTACGTGGTCGGCCACTGGTACGAGCACCTGCTGCACAACCAGAGCGCCCTGCGCCTGAAGGGCCGCCTGCTCTTCACGCCCGGCGTGATGGTCACCTCCGTCCCCTACCAGCTGGCGTCCTCCGAGGCCGCCAAGCTGCGGGCCCGCAAGCGGCAGGAGTGGAGCGCACCGGGCGCGGTCCGGCGCGGCCCGGCGGCGGAACGCCCCAAGACGCCGTCGGCGCCCAAGGACTGA
- a CDS encoding potassium channel family protein, producing MHIVIMGCGRVGSALAQTLEQQGHTVAVIDQDPTAFRRLGPGFGGRRVTGVGFDQDTLREAGIEEAGAFAAVSSGDNSNIISARVAREMFGVENVAARIYDPRRAEVYQRLGIPTVATVRWTADQMLRRLLPSGAEPLWRDPTGGVQLAEVHASAKWVGHKISRLQEETGVRVAFLTRLGEAILPTSQTVLQEGDLVHVMMRADDVDKVEAAFAEGPEEESGH from the coding sequence GTGCACATCGTCATCATGGGCTGCGGAAGAGTGGGTTCCGCTCTCGCCCAGACCCTGGAACAACAGGGCCACACAGTCGCCGTGATCGACCAGGATCCCACCGCCTTCCGCCGGCTCGGCCCGGGCTTCGGGGGCCGCCGGGTCACCGGTGTCGGCTTCGACCAGGACACCCTGCGCGAGGCGGGCATCGAGGAGGCCGGCGCCTTCGCCGCCGTCTCCAGCGGCGACAACTCCAACATCATCTCCGCGCGCGTGGCCCGCGAGATGTTCGGCGTGGAGAACGTGGCCGCCCGTATCTACGACCCCCGCCGCGCCGAGGTCTACCAGCGCCTGGGCATCCCCACCGTGGCCACGGTCCGCTGGACCGCCGACCAGATGCTGCGCCGTCTGCTGCCCTCCGGCGCCGAGCCACTGTGGCGCGACCCCACCGGCGGGGTGCAGCTCGCCGAGGTGCACGCCTCCGCGAAGTGGGTCGGCCACAAGATCAGCAGGCTCCAGGAGGAGACGGGCGTCCGGGTGGCGTTCCTGACCCGCCTGGGCGAGGCGATCCTGCCGACCTCGCAGACGGTGCTGCAGGAGGGCGACCTCGTGCACGTGATGATGCGGGCGGACGACGTGGACAAGGTCGAGGCGGCGTTCGCCGAGGGCCCGGAAGAGGAGAGCGGTCACTGA
- a CDS encoding potassium channel family protein produces MRVAIAGAGAVGRSIAGELLENGHEVLLVDKAPTAISVERVPQAEWLLADACEITSLDEAALQRCNVVIAATGDDKVNLVVSLLAKTEYGVPRVVARVNNPKNEWLFNEAWGVDVAVSTPRLMSALVEEAVSVGDLVRLLRFSHGDANLVELTLPEESALAGTQVGDVQWPEDTSLVTIIRGTRVLTPSKEDSLEPGDELLFVAAQAREEQLEELLSVRREEN; encoded by the coding sequence ATGAGGGTCGCCATTGCCGGAGCCGGCGCCGTCGGCCGCTCGATCGCGGGCGAGCTGCTGGAGAACGGCCACGAGGTCCTGCTCGTCGACAAGGCCCCGACCGCCATCTCGGTGGAGCGGGTGCCGCAGGCGGAGTGGCTGCTGGCCGACGCCTGTGAGATCACGTCCCTGGACGAGGCGGCGCTGCAGCGCTGCAACGTCGTCATCGCCGCGACCGGCGACGACAAGGTCAACCTGGTGGTCTCGCTGCTCGCCAAGACGGAGTACGGCGTTCCGCGGGTCGTCGCCCGCGTCAACAACCCCAAGAACGAGTGGCTGTTCAACGAGGCCTGGGGCGTGGACGTGGCCGTCTCCACCCCGCGCCTGATGTCCGCCCTCGTCGAGGAGGCGGTGAGCGTCGGCGACCTGGTCCGGCTGCTCCGCTTCAGCCACGGCGACGCCAACCTCGTCGAGCTGACCCTGCCCGAGGAGTCGGCCCTGGCCGGCACCCAGGTCGGCGATGTCCAGTGGCCGGAGGACACCTCGCTGGTCACGATCATCCGCGGCACCCGTGTGCTGACCCCGTCCAAGGAGGACTCCCTGGAGCCGGGCGACGAACTCCTCTTCGTGGCCGCCCAGGCCCGCGAGGAGCAGCTGGAGGAGCTGCTGTCGGTACGGCGGGAAGAAAACTGA
- a CDS encoding DUF3159 domain-containing protein — protein MTSLDKPTEDAGQQQADDARAVTEAALFEAFGGVRGMVETVVPGLLFVAIFTVDKNLHVSAIAALIVSLVLVVVRLAMKDTVKHAFSGVFGVAFGVVFAMFTGNAKDFYLPGMLYTLGLALAYLITTLAGVPLIGLILGPVFKENLSWRTRNPGRKTAYAKASWAWGLILLAKCAILFPLYWWSDTTKLGWVLVALKIPPFLLAVWLTWVFLAKAPAPIDVFAEMEAQEKAEEERKAALAAEGGDVSGGRHRRDA, from the coding sequence GTGACGTCCCTCGACAAGCCGACCGAAGACGCCGGTCAGCAGCAGGCCGACGATGCGAGGGCGGTGACCGAGGCCGCGCTGTTCGAGGCGTTCGGCGGTGTCCGCGGCATGGTCGAGACGGTCGTGCCGGGCCTGCTCTTCGTGGCGATCTTCACGGTCGACAAGAACCTGCACGTGTCGGCGATCGCCGCGCTGATCGTCTCCCTGGTCCTGGTCGTCGTCCGGCTGGCCATGAAGGACACCGTCAAGCACGCCTTCAGCGGTGTCTTCGGCGTGGCCTTCGGTGTCGTCTTCGCGATGTTCACCGGCAACGCCAAGGACTTCTACCTGCCCGGCATGCTCTACACGCTGGGCCTGGCGCTGGCCTACCTCATCACCACCCTCGCCGGCGTGCCCCTGATCGGCCTCATCCTCGGCCCGGTCTTCAAGGAGAACCTCTCCTGGCGCACCCGCAACCCGGGCCGCAAGACGGCCTACGCGAAGGCCAGTTGGGCCTGGGGCCTGATCCTGCTCGCCAAGTGCGCGATCCTCTTCCCGCTGTACTGGTGGTCCGACACCACCAAGCTCGGCTGGGTCCTGGTCGCCCTGAAGATCCCGCCGTTCCTGCTGGCGGTCTGGCTCACCTGGGTCTTCCTCGCGAAGGCGCCCGCGCCGATCGACGTGTTCGCGGAGATGGAGGCGCAGGAGAAGGCCGAGGAGGAGCGCAAGGCCGCGCTGGCCGCCGAGGGCGGAGACGTGTCCGGCGGACGGCACCGCAGGGACGCGTAG
- a CDS encoding OB-fold nucleic acid binding domain-containing protein — translation MSAVPRSEKPAGRFRRMLDRLSSSQEDLESEELREDTDTAGCIRIGDCQDRQIVTVTGTLRTVTLRPRAGVPALEAELFDGSAALDVVWLGRRSIVGIEPGRRLIASGRISLSRGRRVLFNPKYELRPLGRE, via the coding sequence ATGAGTGCTGTTCCTCGTTCCGAAAAGCCGGCCGGTCGGTTCCGGCGCATGCTAGACCGGCTTTCCTCGTCGCAGGAGGACTTGGAGTCCGAGGAGCTGCGGGAAGACACCGACACCGCCGGCTGCATCCGGATCGGCGACTGCCAGGACCGGCAGATCGTCACCGTAACTGGTACCTTGCGCACGGTCACCCTGCGTCCGCGCGCCGGAGTGCCTGCCCTGGAGGCCGAGCTGTTCGACGGCTCCGCGGCGCTGGACGTGGTGTGGCTCGGCAGGCGTTCCATCGTGGGCATAGAACCTGGGCGCAGGCTGATCGCATCGGGCCGGATCTCGCTGAGCCGGGGCCGCCGCGTGCTGTTCAACCCGAAATACGAACTGCGACCCCTCGGACGGGAGTAG